The following coding sequences lie in one Bacteroides helcogenes P 36-108 genomic window:
- a CDS encoding HlyD family secretion protein, whose translation MDTKSQNSNMLLAFLTLTGVIAVVAIVGFFMLRKGPEIVQGQAEVTEYRVSSKVPGRILEFRVKEGQSVQAGDTLAILEAPDVQAKLEQARAAEAAAKAQNEKALKGARHEQIQAAYEMWQKAQAGLDIAEKSYKRVKNLYDQGVMSAQKLDEVTAQRNAAKATENAAKAQYDMARNGAEREDKAAAAALVERAKGAVSEVESYIKETYLIAQTAGEVSEIFPKVGELVGTGAPIMNIAILDDMWVTFNVREDLLQGLGMNTEFDAYIPALEKSIRLKVYYMKDLGTYAAWKATKTTGQFDLKTFEIKASPQEKAEGLRPGMSVILKK comes from the coding sequence ATGGATACAAAATCACAAAACAGCAACATGCTACTGGCGTTCCTCACATTGACGGGGGTTATAGCCGTAGTTGCCATTGTAGGTTTCTTCATGCTGCGCAAAGGACCGGAAATTGTGCAGGGACAGGCAGAGGTAACGGAATATCGCGTATCAAGCAAGGTTCCGGGACGTATTCTGGAGTTTCGTGTCAAAGAAGGACAAAGCGTCCAGGCAGGAGACACACTTGCCATTTTGGAAGCTCCGGACGTACAAGCCAAGCTGGAGCAGGCACGCGCTGCCGAAGCTGCCGCAAAAGCCCAAAATGAAAAAGCCTTGAAAGGCGCCCGCCACGAGCAGATACAGGCTGCCTATGAAATGTGGCAGAAGGCGCAAGCCGGACTTGACATTGCAGAGAAATCTTACAAACGTGTGAAGAACCTGTACGACCAGGGAGTGATGTCTGCCCAGAAACTTGATGAAGTAACTGCACAGAGGAATGCGGCCAAGGCTACTGAAAACGCAGCCAAAGCCCAATATGATATGGCCAGAAACGGTGCGGAGCGTGAAGACAAAGCCGCAGCCGCAGCATTGGTAGAGCGCGCCAAAGGAGCTGTATCCGAAGTGGAATCGTATATAAAAGAGACTTATCTGATAGCGCAAACCGCAGGTGAAGTTTCCGAAATCTTCCCCAAAGTGGGTGAACTGGTAGGGACAGGCGCCCCTATCATGAACATTGCCATACTGGATGACATGTGGGTGACATTCAATGTTCGCGAGGATTTGTTGCAAGGTTTGGGAATGAATACCGAATTTGACGCATATATTCCGGCACTTGAAAAGAGCATCAGATTGAAAGTATATTACATGAAAGATCTCGGTACATACGCTGCCTGGAAAGCAACCAAGACAACCGGACAATTCGATCTGAAGACATTCGAAATAAAAGCTTCCCCTCAAGAAAAAGCTGAAGGATTAAGACCAGGAATGTCTGTCATACTCAAAAAATGA
- a CDS encoding ABC transporter permease, protein MKDLTFREKITQGIYDLFYIWKREFRTTFRDQGVLIFFVLVPLVYPLIYAFIYTNETIREVPAAVVDNSRTSLSREYLRKVNASPEVNIVTYCSDMEEAKQMLKDRKAYGIIYIPASFSDDITRGKQTQVSLFCDMSGLLYYKALLTANTNVSLGMNADIKIERTGNTTDRQDEITAYPIEYEDVTLFNPTNGFAAFLIPAVLMLIIQQTLLLGIGLSAGTAREQNRFRDLVPINRHYNGTLRIVMGKGLSYFMVYSLVTVYIECVVPYLFSLNQIAMPGVLTLFTLPYLSACIFFAMTASIAIRNRETCMLLFVFTSVPLLFLSGISWPGAAMPAFWRYFSYIFPSTFGINGYVRINSMGATLNEVSAEYQALWIQTGIYFITTCLVYRRQILQSRKHVIEEYKRHKRMAE, encoded by the coding sequence ATGAAAGATTTGACGTTCAGAGAGAAAATAACACAAGGTATATACGATTTGTTCTATATCTGGAAACGTGAATTCCGCACAACCTTCCGTGACCAGGGAGTGCTCATATTCTTCGTGCTCGTTCCTCTGGTCTATCCGCTGATATATGCCTTTATTTACACCAACGAGACCATACGTGAAGTACCGGCCGCAGTGGTGGATAACTCACGCACTTCACTCAGCCGCGAATATCTTAGGAAAGTAAATGCCAGTCCGGAGGTAAATATAGTGACCTATTGCTCTGACATGGAAGAGGCCAAACAGATGCTGAAAGACCGGAAAGCGTATGGCATCATCTACATACCCGCCTCGTTCAGTGATGATATAACCCGAGGCAAACAAACTCAGGTCAGTCTTTTTTGTGACATGAGTGGGCTGCTCTATTACAAAGCCCTGCTGACTGCCAACACCAATGTATCATTGGGCATGAATGCCGACATCAAGATAGAGCGTACCGGCAATACAACCGATCGGCAGGATGAGATTACAGCTTACCCCATAGAGTATGAGGACGTCACTCTTTTCAATCCTACTAACGGCTTCGCCGCTTTCCTGATACCTGCCGTGCTGATGCTGATTATCCAGCAAACACTGCTACTGGGCATTGGATTATCAGCCGGTACTGCCCGCGAGCAAAACAGGTTCAGGGATCTGGTTCCCATCAACCGCCATTACAATGGCACACTGCGTATTGTCATGGGGAAAGGATTGAGCTATTTCATGGTATATTCTTTGGTCACGGTCTATATAGAATGTGTAGTGCCATACTTATTCAGCCTCAACCAAATAGCCATGCCCGGAGTGCTGACACTGTTTACTCTGCCCTACTTGTCAGCCTGCATATTCTTTGCCATGACAGCTTCCATTGCCATTCGTAACCGTGAAACGTGCATGCTGCTGTTTGTCTTCACTTCCGTACCTCTGCTATTCCTTTCCGGCATTTCATGGCCGGGTGCTGCCATGCCTGCATTCTGGAGATATTTCTCTTATATTTTCCCCTCTACATTCGGAATCAACGGATATGTACGCATCAACAGTATGGGTGCTACCCTCAATGAAGTATCAGCAGAATATCAGGCTTTATGGATTCAAACCGGCATCTATTTCATTACTACATGTCTGGTATATCGCCGACAGATACTGCAAAGCAGGAAACATGTGATCGAGGAATACAAAAGGCATAAGAGAATGGCTGAGTGA
- a CDS encoding FimB/Mfa2 family fimbrial subunit, with product MKIQYIIYVLIAFLSLSCSNEESDKQQTLYGKVDVTVSVTLPQPESVNAFTRSYTDTDIKNVDVLVFNKDGKFMERVKVEGNQLTATATGVTFTVRLNATSEKRIIHLVTNGRTADGATDRLNFNDLNVNMAEAAAISSLHTASLENVNNGESTLVNNVMPLVMWGRFVLDNGINIITTANNVKLLRSAACIQVKKAAGSSSNGLNDFVIEGITVHKGKSYGFLAPANCTGAVSTPATANPVTDSNYLDYNKGWVHAAEPSLYIYERNCTVSDYMAVILKGKYKEKLGYYKIVMTDGNGTPLNVVRNHRYIITIVGVNAPGYADVATAVASAPSNTLKVELKDEDIDFSCIVADGQHQMASSNNVFELYGKTGGTTSATGVEICTVYSDRGLSPVLSAPGATWLTNLSAQALGGNKYRITGDFTSSGNSPVTTTLTMTCDNLSLPVEINWNPIISNQKDNDSYVFDLIKSTDKNWNIRVVNPSSATGLFLHPSSAVPAGYSGDGMLSELSSKYSAHAYLHVVIGSNKRGSVQKASVSGGKAIASKIMIVQ from the coding sequence ATGAAAATACAATATATTATATATGTACTAATAGCTTTTCTGTCTCTTTCGTGCAGTAACGAAGAAAGCGACAAGCAACAAACACTTTATGGCAAGGTAGATGTCACCGTTTCGGTGACATTGCCTCAGCCGGAGTCTGTAAATGCTTTCACTCGTTCTTATACAGATACGGATATCAAGAATGTAGATGTATTGGTATTCAATAAAGACGGTAAGTTTATGGAGCGTGTGAAGGTGGAAGGTAATCAGTTGACTGCTACGGCTACAGGAGTAACCTTTACTGTGCGATTGAATGCTACTTCTGAGAAACGTATTATTCATTTGGTTACCAATGGTCGTACAGCAGATGGTGCAACGGATCGTTTGAACTTTAATGATTTGAATGTGAATATGGCAGAAGCAGCGGCTATATCTTCTTTGCATACAGCTTCACTTGAGAATGTGAACAATGGAGAAAGCACTTTAGTGAATAATGTGATGCCTCTGGTTATGTGGGGACGCTTTGTCTTGGATAATGGAATTAATATTATTACGACCGCAAATAATGTAAAGCTTTTGCGCTCTGCTGCCTGTATTCAGGTGAAGAAAGCTGCTGGCAGCAGCAGTAACGGATTAAACGATTTTGTGATTGAAGGCATCACTGTACATAAAGGAAAGTCTTATGGCTTCTTGGCTCCTGCAAATTGTACAGGAGCTGTAAGTACGCCTGCTACTGCAAATCCGGTCACCGATAGTAACTATTTGGATTATAATAAAGGATGGGTGCATGCCGCAGAGCCTTCTTTATATATTTATGAACGCAATTGTACCGTCTCTGATTATATGGCAGTGATACTTAAAGGTAAATATAAAGAGAAGCTGGGATATTATAAAATAGTAATGACCGATGGTAATGGAACTCCTCTGAATGTTGTACGCAACCATCGCTACATCATTACCATTGTCGGTGTCAATGCTCCCGGATATGCAGATGTGGCAACAGCAGTGGCTTCTGCCCCTTCGAATACTTTGAAGGTGGAGTTGAAGGATGAAGATATAGACTTTTCATGTATTGTTGCCGATGGGCAACATCAGATGGCTTCGTCAAATAATGTTTTTGAGCTATATGGCAAAACAGGTGGAACTACATCGGCTACCGGGGTAGAAATCTGTACAGTGTATTCCGATCGTGGCCTTTCGCCTGTTTTGTCGGCTCCTGGTGCTACCTGGCTTACTAACTTGAGTGCCCAGGCTTTGGGAGGTAATAAATACCGGATAACCGGTGATTTTACATCTTCGGGCAATAGCCCTGTTACTACGACTTTGACGATGACATGTGATAATCTCTCTTTGCCGGTTGAGATTAACTGGAATCCTATAATATCAAATCAAAAAGATAATGACTCTTATGTGTTTGATTTGATTAAATCTACTGATAAAAACTGGAATATACGGGTGGTGAATCCATCTTCTGCAACCGGGCTGTTTTTACATCCTTCTTCTGCCGTTCCTGCTGGCTATTCGGGTGATGGTATGCTGTCTGAACTTAGCAGTAAGTATAGCGCACATGCATACTTGCATGTAGTTATTGGAAGTAATAAACGGGGTAGTGTGCAGAAGGCCTCCGTTTCCGGTGGAAAGGCAATAGCCAGTAAAATAATGATTGTTCAATAA
- a CDS encoding ABC transporter permease → MPERENKYIALWNVMKREFRRLVSRPLYLFCMIIAPLFCYIFFTTLMDSGLPTNMPVGIVDQDMTTTSRQLVRNLDAFEQTAIVAHYPTIGEARTAMQRGDVYGFYYIPQGTSAKAQAGRQPKLSFYTNNTLLIAGSLLFKDMKMMSELASGAAARKSLYAKGVTESQAMAFLQPIVIDTHPLNNPWLNYSVYLCNTFAPGVLMLLIFMVTVYSIGVEIKDRTAREWIHAGNDSIWISLGGKLLPHTAIFFLMGILYNVYLYGYLHFPCNSGILPMLLATLCLVLASQGMGVLMIGTLPTLRLGLSFASLWGVLSFSMCGLSFPAMAMHPVLQALANLFPLRHYFLIYVDQALNGYPMIYSWINYVALLIFMMLPFLVARRLKEALVYYKYMP, encoded by the coding sequence ATGCCAGAAAGAGAGAATAAATATATAGCCCTATGGAATGTGATGAAACGCGAATTCCGCCGTCTCGTCTCTCGTCCGCTATATCTGTTCTGCATGATTATAGCTCCATTGTTCTGCTATATATTCTTCACCACGCTGATGGATTCCGGACTACCTACCAACATGCCCGTAGGCATAGTGGATCAAGATATGACCACTACCTCCCGGCAACTGGTCCGCAATCTGGATGCCTTTGAACAAACCGCCATCGTGGCTCACTATCCTACCATCGGCGAAGCACGCACTGCCATGCAACGGGGAGATGTTTACGGATTCTACTACATCCCTCAGGGGACTTCCGCAAAAGCCCAAGCCGGACGGCAGCCCAAATTGTCTTTTTACACCAACAACACCTTACTGATCGCCGGTTCTCTGCTGTTCAAAGACATGAAAATGATGAGTGAACTTGCATCCGGAGCAGCAGCACGCAAAAGTTTGTATGCCAAAGGTGTTACCGAAAGCCAGGCTATGGCATTTCTCCAACCGATTGTTATAGATACTCATCCATTAAACAACCCATGGCTGAACTATTCCGTATATCTGTGCAATACCTTTGCCCCCGGTGTGCTGATGCTGCTTATTTTCATGGTAACCGTTTACTCTATCGGCGTGGAAATAAAAGACCGCACTGCCCGCGAATGGATTCATGCAGGAAACGATTCGATCTGGATTTCTCTCGGTGGCAAACTTCTGCCGCATACAGCCATTTTTTTTCTGATGGGTATCTTGTATAATGTATATCTGTATGGTTATCTGCACTTCCCCTGCAACAGCGGTATCCTCCCTATGCTTCTTGCCACCCTTTGTCTGGTTTTGGCATCGCAAGGCATGGGCGTACTGATGATAGGTACTTTGCCAACTTTGCGGTTAGGACTTAGTTTTGCTTCCCTGTGGGGTGTACTCTCATTCTCCATGTGCGGATTGTCATTCCCGGCCATGGCCATGCACCCTGTATTGCAAGCATTGGCAAATCTGTTTCCTCTGCGCCACTACTTTCTGATTTACGTAGATCAGGCACTCAATGGCTACCCGATGATCTACTCATGGATCAATTATGTGGCTTTGCTTATTTTTATGATGCTTCCTTTCCTCGTAGCCCGCCGGCTGAAAGAAGCATTGGTTTACTATAAATACATGCCATAA
- a CDS encoding Calx-beta domain-containing protein, producing the protein MKKTRIHRVWLLLLLITMICSQVRAQYMPVVFDKKYGDKNQIQQICPLSGDEVAMIGKEGQKYNLTWVGREGEVVFSLPLIGFTKVNEVTGLDNDCILIVGQSAVQNTKNRKDRVTLSGRAIIVNRSGQLVNNIYAGAQGSDFLKGALLRSGSLLLSGTEPKGTSERQGILLKTDKSGKVIYQYKNVDSGYCDQFAVLGNTTEYVCAAFSGDRDKEQTVVVRLDDKGKPYYMTVIPAKKYTVTGLSANINDGSVIIIGNSQLEGGIIYKIRPEGDIVFGKTLIPANDGNASLKHLLVARNGNVLVGGSGTKGYYALLRNDGTALYSGSSNGSVRGVGMNQNTGESVVTTYDMNTRRGTFVRIQPTGKAEFDRTVEGNFDKIKVTNNGEVLLLSSDEGRVCMYSAAGEKEFDRYVTDNKPTVFRQALTAASGELLFLGNGSRLVKLGHGLYVSDLKITKPVNGTATAVFTVTLTGYSTTKEGAPIPVNVGYATREVSATTANNFTPVKGKLSFTPSRGTADRYLVKQEIEVPVKANDLIEGVKTFELLLSDVQQSYLVKPVGKALIEDQQAVVKLVRTERGEEGAKDILYELGLFKTDGTALTNATGANIIVDGTYGEGTADALDFDMGLTPRVVFANGSRKSSFSVKTLEDTRYELPKTVVVNFNKVHSLSGSNVSFDGELLSCSGIVADQPARLAITSLGDHRVNNNVVSGFFTVSLLRASDGALLTNATGSDIIVNCVALPDATAKEGKDFVFTNLHDLRISGDGNHSSANVNGVVLYSMDNAEKQVKLKIKSVNQPIGAQPISVSAEESTAEFTIRK; encoded by the coding sequence ATGAAGAAGACAAGAATTCATAGAGTGTGGTTATTACTCCTGCTGATTACCATGATCTGTTCGCAGGTAAGAGCCCAATATATGCCGGTGGTTTTTGATAAAAAGTATGGTGATAAAAATCAGATACAGCAGATTTGCCCACTGTCCGGTGATGAAGTGGCTATGATAGGTAAAGAAGGGCAAAAGTACAACCTGACATGGGTGGGGCGAGAAGGTGAGGTTGTTTTCTCGTTGCCACTGATTGGATTTACGAAGGTAAACGAAGTTACGGGATTGGACAACGATTGCATCTTGATTGTCGGTCAGTCTGCTGTGCAGAATACTAAAAACAGAAAAGACCGTGTTACTTTGAGTGGACGGGCGATTATAGTGAACCGTAGCGGACAGCTTGTGAACAATATTTATGCCGGAGCTCAGGGTAGCGATTTTCTGAAAGGAGCTTTATTGCGTAGTGGATCACTTCTTTTGTCTGGAACCGAGCCCAAAGGAACAAGTGAACGTCAGGGAATACTTCTGAAGACTGATAAATCAGGTAAGGTCATTTATCAATATAAGAATGTCGATAGCGGTTATTGTGATCAGTTTGCCGTATTGGGTAATACCACAGAGTATGTTTGTGCGGCCTTCTCTGGTGACAGAGATAAAGAACAGACTGTCGTAGTCAGATTAGATGACAAGGGAAAGCCTTATTATATGACAGTTATTCCAGCAAAGAAATATACGGTAACCGGATTGAGTGCGAATATCAATGACGGCTCGGTTATTATTATCGGTAACTCACAGTTGGAAGGAGGTATTATTTATAAGATCCGTCCGGAAGGTGATATTGTTTTTGGGAAGACGCTGATACCTGCTAATGACGGAAATGCGTCATTAAAGCATCTTTTGGTAGCCCGTAACGGAAATGTGCTGGTAGGAGGAAGTGGAACTAAAGGCTATTATGCTCTACTGCGTAATGACGGAACAGCTTTGTATTCCGGTTCATCCAATGGTAGCGTCAGAGGAGTGGGGATGAACCAGAATACCGGTGAGTCGGTGGTTACCACTTATGACATGAATACACGTCGAGGGACATTTGTGCGTATCCAACCGACCGGAAAGGCCGAGTTTGACCGTACTGTTGAAGGAAATTTTGACAAGATTAAAGTGACGAATAACGGTGAGGTTCTTCTACTCTCATCGGATGAAGGCAGGGTTTGTATGTATTCTGCTGCTGGTGAAAAAGAGTTTGACCGTTATGTTACAGATAATAAACCGACTGTTTTCCGTCAGGCATTAACAGCAGCATCCGGTGAACTGCTTTTCTTAGGTAATGGAAGCCGTTTGGTTAAACTGGGGCATGGACTTTATGTTTCGGATCTGAAGATAACTAAGCCTGTAAACGGAACTGCCACTGCTGTATTTACAGTGACATTAACCGGTTATTCTACGACAAAGGAAGGAGCACCTATTCCGGTTAATGTAGGATATGCTACTCGTGAAGTATCGGCTACTACTGCGAATAATTTCACGCCGGTGAAAGGTAAGTTATCGTTTACTCCTTCGCGTGGAACGGCCGACCGCTATTTGGTGAAACAAGAAATAGAAGTGCCGGTGAAAGCGAATGATTTGATAGAGGGAGTAAAAACCTTCGAGTTGCTTCTTTCTGACGTGCAACAGAGTTATTTAGTGAAACCCGTTGGAAAGGCGCTCATTGAAGATCAGCAGGCAGTTGTGAAGTTAGTACGCACAGAGCGTGGCGAAGAAGGTGCAAAAGATATTCTGTATGAACTGGGCCTGTTCAAAACCGATGGTACTGCTTTGACAAATGCAACCGGTGCTAATATTATAGTGGATGGTACTTATGGAGAAGGTACAGCCGATGCGCTTGATTTTGATATGGGGCTGACTCCAAGGGTCGTTTTTGCCAATGGCTCTCGGAAATCTTCATTCAGTGTCAAAACTTTGGAAGATACCCGTTATGAACTTCCCAAGACTGTGGTGGTGAACTTCAATAAAGTACACAGCCTGAGTGGTTCTAATGTTTCATTTGATGGCGAATTATTGAGTTGTAGCGGCATAGTTGCTGACCAGCCTGCGCGTTTGGCTATTACTTCGCTTGGCGATCACAGAGTAAATAATAACGTAGTATCCGGATTCTTCACCGTCTCCCTGTTGCGTGCCTCAGATGGGGCATTGCTGACCAATGCCACTGGCAGTGATATTATAGTGAATTGTGTTGCGCTTCCCGATGCTACGGCAAAAGAAGGTAAAGATTTTGTTTTCACAAACTTGCATGATCTTCGCATAAGTGGTGACGGCAACCATAGCTCGGCTAATGTAAATGGTGTGGTATTGTATAGCATGGATAATGCGGAGAAACAAGTAAAACTGAAGATCAAGTCTGTGAATCAGCCTATCGGTGCACAACCTATAAGTGTATCGGCAGAGGAAAGCACAGCAGAATTTACAATCCGGAAATAA
- a CDS encoding BACON domain-containing protein yields MTGKKVNILLAYLLPLLIFACTDDKETPNTTNGNPALTFVMTKSLGNIINNTQVYLFDGEGADAGKFRQKVPDITYGADRLTMSVAAGKWDFMLVSADTDISGQVIQPVRGQARSALKMWETHSSGGILPSMPELRTAYLAGQRVIANQANTATETALLARNAALVKVEIADAGGLDVNGTHTLKLTNVPTTLNWEGGLYPDKNNPTVSTDPMTGTLTVHNNTSQSGHQYSDALSFIIPAHKGSDYLSTSPVDTTTSHLKLSVDLACEGGTRFQKTDVVIPRVPRVNATLLVRIFLGGKLDVSTDILDWEDKALNADLSQTLLYTDKAEVGLAFKDTIHINTNASDFTVEKAADADWITSVKKLGNNAVEITANVDTYVDNTPRKSYITIKANNVSKKIPVTQRPDRGTIKVSAKKLQFSPPHPTASLSVHSVGGNWRILAQSPKATATVSQGTKGDTPVSFTRTSTADDSLYGEYYGDDQVVFKNLTTLDTDTVHLSNLFIGIVDDLIEVAQPITHPDTTCTVDNVKVYGGLTHDLNIISKPSWIHPAPETDYNPATGIFTFVCDREPNEEERYGEIILGHADDPDYTVKVSVLQDIIVRIPEFNYFVVQFVWSANDVDVKVGFTGNPTSVVVNGITYNTSSVNSFQDKWVGWGLTGTVNYNSNTLLQWGGDAQSGQGETAFFNAPVINSAPYPGQHGVAPDAPGLLPRTVTLQVNAGWYRGGGIPMTCNIYAYLGGTMSHVGTNFVNQGGTLVYTSTNVFKVVSSGSHQYDHICDIVYDRKKHTAKINWTGTVWTGTRSIQVPMRPVEETSKPHWTPTVVNTYSNGYRGKKE; encoded by the coding sequence ATGACAGGAAAAAAAGTAAATATATTATTAGCATATCTGTTGCCTCTTCTGATATTTGCCTGTACAGATGACAAGGAAACTCCGAACACAACGAACGGTAATCCTGCCTTGACATTTGTGATGACAAAGTCTTTGGGAAATATTATCAATAACACTCAAGTCTATCTTTTCGATGGAGAGGGGGCTGATGCAGGAAAATTCAGACAGAAGGTTCCTGATATAACTTATGGCGCAGATCGTCTTACAATGTCTGTTGCTGCAGGAAAATGGGATTTTATGTTGGTTAGTGCCGATACGGATATAAGTGGGCAAGTGATTCAGCCTGTTCGCGGACAGGCACGTTCAGCTTTGAAAATGTGGGAGACACATTCTTCAGGTGGAATTCTGCCATCTATGCCGGAGTTGCGTACCGCTTATCTTGCCGGGCAACGGGTTATTGCAAATCAGGCAAATACAGCTACTGAAACAGCTTTGTTAGCTCGCAATGCCGCTTTGGTAAAAGTAGAGATAGCTGATGCAGGAGGATTGGACGTGAATGGAACCCATACATTGAAGTTGACGAATGTGCCTACAACTCTTAACTGGGAGGGTGGATTGTACCCTGACAAGAACAATCCGACTGTAAGTACGGATCCTATGACGGGTACTTTGACTGTACATAATAATACCTCACAAAGCGGACATCAATATAGTGATGCTTTAAGTTTCATTATTCCTGCACACAAGGGAAGTGATTATTTGAGTACCTCTCCTGTTGATACTACTACAAGCCATTTGAAATTGAGTGTAGATTTGGCTTGTGAAGGAGGAACCCGTTTCCAAAAGACAGATGTGGTGATTCCTCGTGTACCGCGTGTAAATGCTACCTTGCTCGTGCGTATTTTTTTAGGAGGCAAGCTTGATGTATCTACGGATATTCTGGATTGGGAAGACAAGGCATTGAATGCTGATTTGTCACAAACATTGCTTTATACAGATAAGGCCGAAGTAGGATTAGCATTTAAAGATACGATACATATAAATACTAATGCGTCGGATTTTACGGTAGAGAAGGCAGCAGATGCTGATTGGATTACATCCGTGAAAAAGTTAGGCAACAATGCTGTTGAAATTACCGCTAATGTGGATACTTATGTAGATAATACTCCGCGTAAATCCTACATTACCATTAAAGCTAATAATGTGTCGAAGAAGATTCCTGTCACTCAAAGACCGGATAGGGGAACTATTAAAGTCAGCGCTAAAAAATTGCAGTTTAGCCCTCCTCATCCTACTGCTTCTCTCTCCGTTCACTCAGTTGGCGGAAATTGGAGAATCCTTGCACAAAGTCCTAAAGCAACTGCTACTGTTTCTCAAGGGACAAAAGGAGATACGCCTGTTAGTTTTACAAGGACTTCTACTGCTGATGATTCATTATATGGTGAATATTATGGAGATGACCAAGTTGTATTTAAAAATTTGACGACTCTTGATACAGATACAGTTCATTTAAGTAATTTATTTATTGGTATTGTTGATGATTTAATAGAAGTTGCGCAGCCTATAACTCACCCTGACACCACATGTACAGTAGATAATGTAAAAGTGTATGGTGGACTTACTCATGATTTGAATATTATTAGCAAACCAAGTTGGATACATCCCGCACCAGAGACAGATTATAATCCTGCAACGGGAATCTTTACTTTTGTTTGTGATCGTGAACCTAATGAGGAAGAACGTTATGGAGAAATTATCCTTGGACATGCTGATGATCCTGATTATACAGTTAAAGTTTCGGTTCTTCAGGATATAATTGTACGTATTCCTGAGTTTAATTATTTTGTTGTACAATTTGTTTGGAGTGCGAATGATGTAGATGTGAAAGTTGGGTTTACAGGAAATCCTACATCGGTTGTCGTAAATGGTATTACTTATAATACAAGCTCAGTTAATTCATTCCAAGACAAATGGGTCGGCTGGGGTTTGACTGGTACAGTTAATTATAACAGCAATACATTGTTGCAGTGGGGTGGTGATGCTCAGAGTGGGCAAGGAGAAACGGCTTTCTTTAATGCACCGGTAATCAACTCTGCTCCTTATCCGGGACAGCATGGCGTAGCACCTGATGCACCGGGACTGTTGCCGCGTACAGTAACTTTACAAGTGAATGCCGGATGGTATAGAGGTGGTGGTATTCCTATGACTTGTAATATCTATGCTTATTTAGGAGGTACAATGAGTCATGTGGGAACAAACTTTGTCAATCAAGGTGGAACGTTAGTTTATACTTCTACGAATGTGTTTAAAGTAGTATCTTCTGGTAGTCATCAATATGATCATATCTGTGATATTGTGTATGACCGTAAAAAGCATACTGCAAAGATAAACTGGACTGGAACAGTATGGACTGGAACTCGTTCAATACAGGTTCCTATGAGGCCTGTAGAAGAAACCTCGAAACCTCACTGGACTCCTACCGTAGTCAATACCTATTCCAATGGTTATCGAGGAAAGAAGGAATAA